The sequence below is a genomic window from Deltaproteobacteria bacterium.
TGGAGGGTCTTGACACGGCCGTCCATCATCTCCGGGAAACCGGTGTATTCCGAGATGTCCGTCACCTCAATTCCGCCCTGGCGCAGGGCATTGGCGGTCCCGCCGGTGGAAAGCACCCCTACGCCGAATCTGGAAAGAGATGCGGCAAAATCTACAATGCCGCTTTTATCGGTAACGCTGATAATAGCCTTCCTGATCTTGCTCATCTGTAAAAAGTCCTTTCTGGATACTGGATACTCGATACTGGATTCTGGATGAAACCCTTCCGCCTAACGCCTTGTGCCTCCTGCATTGGATACTGGATATGGGCTGATGGCTGATAAACTCGTAAGCTATTGATATGCCGGACTAAATAACAGCTCAAAGGCCTCGGTCCTTACTGCTTACTCCCCACCCCTTACTTCCTCAGTTTGTCTTATTATCATCCTCTGACACGGGAAAAGGGACCTTGACAAAATCGACCCCTTCCTCCTTGAGGGTCTTCTCCTCATCCGTGGTTGCCGATCCGCGGATACTCCTTTTTTCGGCCACGCCATAATGGATTTTGAGGGCCTCTGAAGCGAATTGGGCCCCGACATCCTCGGAATTGGTCTTGATATATTCCACCACCTCTTTTGCAAGGCGCTGATAGTCAATGGTCTCCTGACCGGTTGGCGCAACGGGTTGGGATTTTCTGACCGCCACCGGCGACAGGACCTTTCGTATATCTGAATCGTCACACACCGGACAGCGGACAAGGCCGTTTATGTTCTGTTCTTCAAAGGATTCATTGCTGTCAAACCAGCCTTCAAATATATGTCCCTCGGGACACATCAGATCAAATACTATCATCTGTGAGTTATTCCTCCATTAACCGTCGCAGGACACTCAGGTTCCCCCAGCAGCGGCACCCTATTTCTCGGCATACAAGACCGCTAAAATCAGGGTCCTCTCCCGGCCATGGCATTTTACCAGATGGGGGACCGTCGAGTCGTAGTAGATGGCGTCCCCCGGCTCAAGGAGATGGATCTCCTCTCCCAGACGGACCTCCATGGTCCCCTCCAGCACATAGATGAATTCCTGGCCGTCATGGGTGGATCGTTCTTCTTCGGTTTCGGCGGGATCAAGGGTGACGAGGAAGGGCTCCATATGCCTGTCTGTCTTATGGGGCGCCAGCGACTCGTAGCCGTAGCCATAATAGGCCCCCTTTT
It includes:
- a CDS encoding DUF1178 family protein, whose protein sequence is MIVFDLMCPEGHIFEGWFDSNESFEEQNINGLVRCPVCDDSDIRKVLSPVAVRKSQPVAPTGQETIDYQRLAKEVVEYIKTNSEDVGAQFASEALKIHYGVAEKRSIRGSATTDEEKTLKEEGVDFVKVPFPVSEDDNKTN